The Brienomyrus brachyistius isolate T26 chromosome 9, BBRACH_0.4, whole genome shotgun sequence genome contains the following window.
CATCAGAGGAATCAGGTAAGACTAAGACGGTTTAGAACTATGCAGAAGCTATGCGATAAAATGTGAGGTTCTGTGTTTTAAAAATTCATTTGAATATCTCTGTTTTGACGGGAACAGTGTGGGAAGGTGCGTAACTACTTTGAAGAGGAAATGCTAACCCAAGGCAAAGCGATGTATATACACACGTGGGAAAATGTGGTCATGTTACACAAACATCTCGTCATAACGTCTGTTCAATATCTTCTCCTCCACTTACCATTATAAGCATGCTCTAGTTTAGCTACTTACACGTGCCAGATAACTTCACATAGCTACATTTATTCTGGGAAATTAAACATATGCTGAAAATAAGCCGAGTTCAGTTGGCCTACTTAGTTTTTTAAACGTTACATAAAAGTGAAACTGGTATTTTGGATTgggatacatatatattttaataagaGAAAGCATATTCTTAAGTTAGTATAAATATATTAGTTAAGATTAAGCTTAAATATAATAACACAAATATTAAATAGTTGTTtattgtagtagtattagtAGCAACGATAGTATTAATCATAATAATATTTATCAGTGTGttatttaaattgtttttgGGTTAGTGTTGGTGTTAGTCAATATTACACAATATCAGTCTTATTGTGtatgttttaaatatttaaaagcttGCAGTTGCATAATTTACAAAGTAAATCATACCAAAGATTTGTGTTTATGATAAACAAATGGTTGTGTCTCTACAATACAATATTTGTTACTTACTTGGCGAAAgcctagttttaaaatttcatCAAATTATGCCAAaagtaaaaaaatgaaatatgtaaaaatactAATAAAATGTAGGgtcaaattttttaaaaatgttttcactgATAATAGCCACATAGCATGAATTAAAAACCCAAATACGACTGAACCAATAAACCTACGAGTGGAAAAAAACCCACCAATATTTGTGAGCAACACCAACCAGTCCCATGTTCATCACATACCTCACTCAGCTGACCCTGTTTATTTCTAATAATTAGTAATCGCACCAACAAAGTTTCAGTAAGAGGCTAAAAATCTCACTTTGCAGTCTCAcatctttgtttttttcccaacTCACCTGCAATTAGAAAGGTTTTAAAATTAAGACATGTACTATGAATTAACTATTCAGCCTCTCCCCAGGTTACTATGGGGTTATGTAATGATAAACCTATTGTAAGGTGAAAATGcatacagtacacctaacctaacaaacatcatagcctaaaaacatgcttagaacacttacatcaGCCTACAGTCAAGTAAAATCATTAACAtaaagcctattttataataaaatgttgaatacctcgtgtaatttattgaataatgtactgaaagtgaaaaacagttACCCATCATAAAGTCTAAATATTGTAATTGTATGTATTAAAATGGTAGGTCCCTCTATTTTCCATACAGAACAGGGTGACGGTGAGCTTGAAGGTTCTGGGCAGCAGGCAGGGAACAGTGTGGATGGGATGCtagcccatggcagggcacacacatgcactctaaTACTGAGAGGCTCTAGTTTAGAGACACAAATTCACCCAGAAGTGAGGGAGGAAACAGGAGTTCCCAGAGAATACCCTACAAACCCAGGGAGGCCATGTTGACACCACAAACACAGAGCCTGGGGGTGTGAGGCCACCCACTGAAACACCGTGCTGCTCCACTGCAACAGTAAAGAGTTCAATTTCCTGGTGTACAAAAACACTTGGctttcataaaaacaaaaaatcgaTTGCTGCAATTATCCCCTTGAACTACATAGATGTAATATAAAATATCTGCAAACTTTTGATGTGAAAATAGCAGTGCTTAAATTCATGATGTAGAACAAGCAATAAGGGGATCGCATTGTTTGTGGTATTATTGTTTGATGCAGCTGTATTTTCTCGTCAACAATgcaatttatgttttttttttaatatttgtcTGCATTTTGGAAATTTCTTGTTTGAACATAGGTAAGGTTAAGGGTTACGGTCATGGTTGGGGTTATGTTTTTCTGCATTCGTGGAAGTCTGAAAGTTTGCAGGCGACATATTCCGAAGTAGAGCGATGCGAAATGGTTGTTTTGGAGGAAAGTGTCTAtcaaaaacagagagagagagaaaataaatgtaaaatgtaaatgctttttaaaaattgcCGGTAAAATTTGTAGCTGATAAGTTTTGCAGTTAataatctgattttttttttatcattgaaaACATGATAAATGATAACCACAGCCGCTTAGGGGACATGGGAATCAGTGTTGGGTGGGAAAATTAGGTAGGTTTGTTAAGAACAAAAAATCTATGCAAAATAAggaaggaaaatgaaagatatGTAAAACTAAGGGGAGGTATTGTTCATATTCAAAATTGCTTTTAGGAGGTAATAATTGCCATTGTGGGGACACAGCCCCTCACATTGAAGAGATAAAACATCAGAAGACATGTGAGAGAGAATTCAAGGGAGAGAGTGAGTCATATTCTTAGTCTCTTCTTAAAATCAGTTCCCCTCCACCAAAACAACGCCACCTCTCTTCctttcttattcaattgcacTCATTACTGGAAGACACGCTCCCTCAGCTTGCTGACAGACCTTTCAGTAAATAGATGAGCCAATATAACTGAATTTCCTAATCATTCCTCTTAACAGACAtccaagaaaaataaaacaaagcgtTTTCTCTTAAGGCGTGGAGGTTCTGAGAATTTTATTCTCAGCACAGCACAAGAATCACTTGAATATTTGGCGTTATCGAGATGTGATGTCCCTCGGCAAAAAGAAGTGTTTTATATTCAGTTTGAAAATGAATTTGACAGAAGTGTGACAAAAGAAAGACAGGGGGCATGTGGGTCTCCCTGGAAGATGTGTTTTCTTTGCAAGTTTCCGAATTGCGTCACCAAGAGTGTTACACGCCACATCAAACGGCGATTTGAACGTAGCATACTGCAACACCAAGAGGGAGTACCTTCTTTCACTTCCACCCTCGGATTCCCACCCCCAGGAAGATATATACAAATCATAACTTTAGAAAGGCAAAGACACGCAGGACGTGACAGCGACAAGTCCGGGAGGTAAAAAAAGAAGAACAGGCAATTCACGTAAAATAAAGAGAAAAACTGAAGAATTCATTAGCAAACATGCTGGCATTGATAACCTTGCTGGGAActatattgtttataaatggtaAGAGATATTAATGTTagtttttttacttttaaacatGGTTGTGATTTCATCATGCCCATCAATACTAGAATTGCAACACAAATATTTTTCCCAGAGAAttgcaattcttttttttttgttttaatgggTGGATAATTTAAGAGAAGAGTGTGTGTGACTGAAGTATAATTGAAAGCTGAACGGATATCTTCGATTAATAACTGGGTTTAATAATTGCTACATTCCTGGCTGAGCTACTGTCTTGCGAATGCTCTGATGCAGAGTTTAACACATGTATGCATTTTTTGTCTGTGTTGACCAGTCATCTGGAGCGAGGGGACGGAGGTTTTGGTTGCATCCGGGTCTATGGCGGTGTTGCCCTGTGTAGTCAGCTCCTCAGTTCAGACACCCTTGGCCGTGCAATGGGTGAAGGCCAACATAGCGCAGAGACCCGACCTTGGCTCGCCCCACAGCTTGTAAGTCAACTCTGATGTTCAGACAAAAACTTGAGTGTGCGCCATCCTCCCCATGCTGGCCGCCGGGGGAGAAATGCTGAATTGGCTGTCAACTCTGTGCTTCTGCAGGGCGCCAAGCTCTGTGTGGAGGGTAGATGCCAGCGGAATGGAATTCCGGGGAATGGGAGTCGGCCAGAGGTCTGGGTGCCCCCACACTCAGTTTGGCAAGGGGGAGTTCAGCCTCCACATAGAGGAAGTCGAGAATGAGGATGCAGGAACCTATATCTGCACCGTTATGACAAAAGCTGTAACCATCCAAAAACAAATCTCTCTGCGGGTGATTCAAGGTGGGAAGAATGAAACATCCTCAAAATAAGCAATTAAGAAACGTGGAAAGTATTGTATGTTTTAAGACTGGTGCTCACCATTATTCTATATGATGATTCTGTTCCTGTCTTTCCTACAGTGTCCTTCTCTTCACATCAGCCACTCGAAGGCAGTAATGTGAAAATTGCTTGCGATATCTTCCCTTCTTCATCGGGAGCTACAGTGAGCTGGAAGTTCAATGGCACCCCTATTACACCTAAAAGACCAAACCAAATGTGGAGAGGTGCCAAGCAAGAGATCAACCTTACAAGGGTTTCCGTGAAGAATATGGGAAACTGGACCTGTATTGTCCAGTACAAAGGACAGGAGGGAAAGGCAACTCAATCCCTTACTGTGATGGGTGAGGATTTATGAGCTTTTGTTGATTGCCAATAGTCATTCTATGTACCGATAGATGTAACTAAAAAATTTAAGTCACAGTTTGAGTCTCATTGCAAGGCTTTCTTCCAGGTATCACCAGTCCTGCAAGTGACCTGACTGTCATCTATGCTGAATTGGGCTCTCCTGTGCTATTGCCCTGTGTTTATTCAACCAGCCTGACCCCAGAGAACCCAAGTTGGACAAGAGTGTCTGACTCTGTAGGCCGTTTGAAGCCCCTTCCTCCCTCATTCCACATCACTCCACTCTCATCCAAGACACCCTGGAACAGGTCGGCATGGATCGAGAGGGTGGAGAAGGAGGACGAGGGAATCTACAAGTGTTTGGGTTCAGTGGAGAGGAACAGAATGGAGAGACAGCTGTCGCTAGTGACAGTCCAAGGTGAGCCGTGTTTTGAGTTGTCTTCAGCTAAACGTCTAATGGTGGAATCTAAGTCAACCCAAGGGTCCTGAAAATTAGAAAGGAACTAATTTGGCTTAAGGGACATTTCCCTGACCTTGAAGTTACCTGTTGATTGtaaattattcttttttttcatttttgttgtGAAAAGCTTTAAGGAATGCGTGGTGTGATTTGTTTTTCAGTCTTAAAAACAAGTGGGGCAGGAAATGGCGGCTCGATGCTGACCTGCCATGTCAGCAACACGACAGGCATCACTAAGTATGAGTGGGTAGCGGTGACGGACGAGACCAACAACACCCAAAAAGTGACACCTTTTCACTGGGAAAAGACATTGAAGATTGAAGAAATGACAGGGAATTCCAGATATTTATGTCGATATTTTGGGGAGAAGGGAATCCTGGGAAATGCAACATACCATGCATCTTTTATGAGTAAGTCTGGCCTTGTGGTGTATTTTGTTAAATATGACATTAATTGGTTATTGTTGTGAGGATAATTAATATCATATTGGATATTTCTTGATAAAACACATAAGACTTCTTCTCCTGATGTGCTCCTAGGCGCTTTGGAGCAGACGCAGCAATCAGGACCTCTGAGTGCTGGCATGATAGCGTTCCTTGTCATGCTTCTCTTGATGTTGCTGCTAGTTGTgatacagctgtgcaaaaatcaTCGAAGGGTAAGTCCTGCACTCCTTCCTACTCCTGCTAACTTCCTGATACCACCAGTACCATCCGTAAGGATGTGTCAGCTCTACCGCATTCGCTAATCTGTGCCGTTTTGAACATGCCATCACTCGTTCCAGCTAGCATGCTCAGAGCACTAATCACTCTAGCTAACCAGTAAACTTTCCCATAGTGAACCCCACCATTTGTGCTTCTCTCCATAGCGGAAGATGATCCTTCCTTATCCTGCCCTTGAAACCATCGTTCACTCCTTTTACAACGCTCAAGAACGCAGCGAGCAGAACAGAGCAGACACCAAAGGGCAGAATGACCAAAATACTCTGTAGATCATGTCAAAAATGACCATTTTATCTCCTGGACACAAATCAATCTTCCAGTCTAATGATACACAGAATGTGTTTAGAAAGGATTGGGTTCGATTTATCCAGCTCATTGTTTTGTAATGATGTAATACCACTACCACAGTGGATGTCAGTATTCATTGCTGAGCATTTTATGTAAGCTATTTTGTAAACAAAATTTTTTTTATGCAGGCATATGTAGCAATATTTCTCTTTTATAAGTATTTGAATAATTTTTCTTGTGTCatgttttacatataatttaaataaacatatatttttCTCGACTTGTTTTTTTCATCTTCATATTTAAACCAACATTCGAAATGACATGATAAAGGTCTCGCTGCTTTTTGCAAATGAAATTGATTTAATAACCACATTTACATATAAATTACAAAGAATACAGAATTTATTTACATGCCTATTAAGTGTCACCCTCATTTATACAAAATAAGTTTATATACATTCTTTACCCCAGTGCAGCCTGCACGGGGGAGGAAGGGCGCCTCCGACGCATGGCTCAGAACATGGTGCCGTAGGCTGACTGGCTCTTCTTTAAAGAGACAGGGCAAATGACACACAGGTCCTTAATTACAAATACAGTGAAGGATGTAAAATCCTTATATATAGAAATTACCTATCTATCATTAGCAGTCACAATTTGAATGGCAATGATTTAAATAAACAGTGACATCCCGATCTTCGTGGGACACCAGTCATGAGTCATTCCTCAGCAGGCATCTCTTACAACACTGGGCCTATTCCCTCCACCCCACCCAGAAAATGAGCTTGTTCACAGTGCAGGTACAGTCAGAACCTGACATGCAAGTCGAACCCGCAGTCGCTAATGCATTGTGGCAACCTCATCCCCTTTCACTGTAGTTCTACACCTCTCCAAACTCCTGTTCTTCCTGTTCCTTTGTTCCCCGGGAATCTATAGTGGCTAGTACTGCAATTCCAGGTCTGCTTCCCTCGCCCTCAGGGTGTAGACGAACCATGACCTCGTCGTCGTCAACGCACCAACCCATCCAATCAACACTTGCACCTTGGTCGGAAAAGCTAAGTAGAAGAAAGATTGCATTTCAGCGTCAAAACGCCATTAAATTAtcattttaaataaagagcaaaaAGGAAATATTTTACCCAGTTCGTGCAGCCTTCAAAAAATGTCTTATCTATGCCCAGAATACTTcaattgcttcatccaatcactGGCCTGCTTGGTTTTCTTGCGCTATCATGGTTATGACTTATCTATAATGCTCTTGTACATTTGCACTTGTAGGCATGTAACCCTCCTACAGAGTTCCTGTATTGTATAGCTCTGGCTCTGAAGCTATCTTGCACTTCATACTCGCTGTTACTTGTTACAGCTTAGCTGCTCCTAGACAGCTGAATGATTGTACTGTACTATCTGCCTGGCTTGTACTAAATAAATTACCTgctaaaaaataagcaaacaaacaaataaacaagtagatagatagatagatagatagatagatagatagatagatagatagatagatagatagatagatagatagatagatagatagatagatagatagatagatagatagatagatataaaaCTGCAGGTAAAATTAAATCACCTGCAATTGTATTCATTGTTATATTTCTGCTTATCTTCTAATTCTTTGTTCACATCTTGCCATTTGTGCAGCCCTTCATTCTCCTGATCTCCCAAAATTTCCTGGTTGTCTTCTCTTTCTCTTTCCTCCTCACTGAAAGAGATGGATGGAGAGATTGAGCGTGAAGGAGAAGGAGAAATGTCCCACACTTTTTCAGACTTTTCCAGTCTTCTTTCTTTTCCtcgttctctctctctggctCGTGCTAAGAGGTTCTCCGGAGAGGTTCCATAAATCTTGGCTTGAGAAAAGAGTGGGAAACTGCTCTCCGACAAGCTTAGCCTCAAACCAAGGGTCTGCCCTTCCTGAAGATCCATGTCTGGGACTGAACCTCTTCTCAGTCTGGGCTGATTTTGAGAATCTAGTCCTGTCCTCTTGCATGGTAGCTCTGCGGTCAAAAAGGTCTGTGCCTTTGCAGGTTCACCTGGAGCGACTGTGTTCCACATTCCTTGGTTCTTTTTTACAGACGCCAAGCTGATTACAACTTGAGGATTAGGCCTCCGGCCATTCCTTAGTTTTTGGTTGCAGTCAGAGTCTGAGGAATTGGCACTAGATGCCAACACATCTGTGTCATGATGTAAATATCTGTTTTTATCAGTCTGAGGCGAGAAGGTATGTGGAGAGCCCAGTGCCCGCCTCTTTCTTAAGCGGGGGGAATTGAGTTTACGTGAAAATTTCATTGTGCCCGTTGGCATATGCTCTGGTTCACTGGACCTCGAATCCATTCCAGATGCCTTGTAAGGATCTTCACTCTCAAAATCATCATTTTTGACATGCATTTCTTTTGATTCTGACTGTGTGGACGACATATCCACATCTGACCCTACATCAAACAACGTCAATGTGTTGACATTAGAATGAATCTCACTGGAATCCCCGTGACTAaaggatgaatttgaagattcTGAATAGCCTCCTACAACCCTTTTCTCTCGTGAACCAATTAAAATGGTTTCACTCGATTCCACCTGGTTGCAATCTCTATTCTCGTCCCCCTCCTCTTCTGTCAGTCCCATATTCCTCATGCTGTGTTTGCTGTCTATGATTTTATTTGTAACAGATCCATGCACTGATATATGAGAAGGCTGACTTCCTATCAACTGAAGACCCCAGGCTTGCTGTTGCCTCTGGAAGATGCTCCCTTCTTCTGTCTCTGGAAATGGTAATACTCCGTTTTGCGGTTGACCATGTCCCCTTCCTTCTTGGTCAGAAAGCAGAGTATGTTCAATTCCTGTCAAGTTCAACTCCTTATCTTGGCCTTCCcttacagtgtcagagtgttCCGCTAAATTAGGATTGACTTGCGTCTCCATCCGTATATCTGTCAGGAGGAAACCCCCAAATCTCTGAGAGGTTTCCCTCTCCCTCATGGTTGCCAGAGACTCCTGGAATAAGAAGAGAGATTGAACATGAAGGAAATCTTGAACAACAGTAATACTTTTAGCTGTTTGAGCATGTTACCTGTGCAGCCAGGATGCTTTTCAGCCACTCAGATCGGCTCTCTGTGCTGGGTGCCATTACAGCATAGATGTTCACAGCACAGAATAGCTCCCCAAGCTCTACTAGCACAAAGGAGACTAAGAAAGACCAAGAGGTAGGAGAGAGCATGTTCATTATTTTTCAGACATAGTTATAGCATGGTGCTAAAGGCAATAAAATGTTAAAGGTGATGATTTCCTAATCAAAAACCCCATACCTGTTAATGGTATTTGGTTTAGCAAAACAGAGAGAGAAACATAGAATATTTCAGCTCATGACCACTTCCTATAAAATAACCTACTTCTCATTTAGGTCCTGGTCTATGTGGTACCTGACAGGCTCTCTACACAGGCTCTTTGCAGATTAAATGCAGTAGAAATTCAACAGAAATACTACCACCAGCAGTGATGTTTGTGTTCCCTTGTTAAGACCACACCCTCACTAAAACTTGTTCATGTATTATGCTCATGTGTCATGTTTAATGACAATATATGAGTGGGATTCCAACACTTACCGTCATCTTTAAGGGGAGCACAGACAATTCTATCCAGGGCCAGTGGGGGACACACTACTTTTAACTTCTCTgacttcttctgtgcctttgtcAACAAAAGCACATCCGAGAAGAGCAGAACAACCATCGGCTGCATACAAAAGTTTTGTAAAGTGAACACAGCAAGTGacagaacaaaaacataaaaatcaaTTTAGTCTTCTGTGATTTTTTGCAATGAATTGCACCTAACATTAAAACTTACAATCATAAAAATGTACACACTGAATCACTAAATGAATGTAGAATTTATGCAAAGGGGAGTGTATGGGTCATTCTCAGAAACTCATTACTGTAACAAATCAATTTTCTCAGATTTTTAAAATGCGTTTGAAAACAGACTCAAACCACAAAACTTCATTAAACTGTCGATTTAGCCTCTAAGGTACTCGATCAGTTTAGCTGTATTACCATTTATTCCTGTAATAAGCAAAAGTATTTAATCAAATCCAGAGCAACAGAGATGAGGAAAAAATACTAACCAAAAATGGGCAAAATTATGCATCTTCTCATGAAATTGggtttcatttaataaggctgaaacatttaaacatttaatctAGTTTTGTGTTCTTTGGCTACCTATTTAGGGAAAATGTTTACAAAAATCATCTGATGAGAGCAAcaaataaaatcattttaatataACTAAATACACAGGGTAATATCAATTGctctgcacaaaaaaaaatatgtatttcaTTGTAACATTAAAAGAATTCTCAAGTATGTGAGAATGACCCATATTTTAACCACTGAAAGTAAACTTAATCACATGAAAGATCTTAAGATGGTAAGGCGTACGCCActaataaaattaaacaaacactgcTAATTACAATGCATCCTATGTATGCCTCTGTCTGGcagttttttaaaacaaaataaatcagGTGACATCAGCTTCCCTGTCACATGCTAATTGATTGATTAATAGTGGGAATCTGTGCAAAGTCATAACCTAAATTCTCACGATGTTTACAAACAGGAAAGTATTTTATAGGTCTCTATTAAAATCTATACTCGTACTATTCTCATTTGGATAAGAACATACTGCATGCGTCAGCTTTATGAGTTCTAAATTCACGTAATGCGTTAATGTGATAAATTTCCCAGCGATAATATAAATCTACGTAGTCACTGAATCATGACGGTTGACATGCTGAAAACTTAATTCAGAAAACTGACCATTGAGTAATACAACAGTGAAACTATTAATATGTCATTGTATTTCGGTTCATCAGAAAGGGTCTTTGCCTGCCATCGGGTCAGTACTTCATTTGAAAACAACCAACCTTGCTTTCCCTCCTTGTTTTGATTCTGAGGGTCTCCTCCAACAGCAGTTTGCGTATATCCTTGGTGCCGGCACCTCTCATGGGGCTTGTCAGATCAAAACGGCAGATTTCTCGAACAAACTGTCCAAGATATTGACATGAACTAATCACTCGGCCCATTTATGTAGGcaatttatatattccattgtcCTCTCCGGCCTCTGGAGGACACCATGCCTGTTTTCTCACCTTCTCGATCTCCTCAGATACACCCTCTGGCACATCGTATCCTTCCAGTCTTGCGGCAGACTGAGAAAGGGCAAATTCCTCATATTTCAGCCTTAGATGGTCATTGATGCTGTCCAGAAACCCATTTACACTGCTCAACTGACGCAGAACAATTGACAGATGGAGAGATACAGGGACAAATAGTCAGGTGTTAAAATCAGTTCTTGAACCTTTTTCTCACATATCCCCCAACATTTTCACTGTCGTATAAACTAGAAAACCTAAAGCATGTAAAGATGCACAGCACTACGCAAGAGTCTTAAGCTTTCAAATAAATGTTTACAGATCATTATCTGGTTTGTAAGAGCATATATTATCTTGTCTGCTCAGAAAACAATACTTTGagattagaacatgtgcaaatgaaCAGTGACACAATAAAGCCAAACATACTTTCTTCTGTTGTTCGAAACTGTTCTTTTCTGgtatatcttgttggatggttaGAAGAATACTGGCTAGTTGGTTATTGCAAATTCTGgcatgactttaggagaggtttggACAGTACTGTATGCTTTCCTCTTAAATGTATGGAGTAAACCTTAATTCCTCAGTCCAAGCCAACTACTTATAAGGGACTAGTATAAAGCATTTTTGTTCATTTATAGGGAAGGTATAGGGAAGTGTAATAgggggcaaaaatgtggactgtctggtggtctccaaggactggattgggaaacactgatatcAGCTGTCTGTGCAGTCCGGCTGACTGGGTATCTCACCATCTTCCGCAATGCATACTGCGTCTGGGGGTCCTGGGTACATTTCAGTACCTCTCTCAGCAGCAGTGGGTACTTGGTGATTCTCTGGTGGGGCTTAGCTTGCATGTCCCCAAGCCGCATTCGCCCACAGCCCGGGCAGTTCTCCACCCACTGAGGGAATATTAGTGAGCAACCATTAGCACAGAGCCCAAGACAAACCGGCACCTATAAGTTAGTAAGTAAGGCTGTAGAAGGCTATAGCAGCAGGAGATGAACCAGACTGCAGGCATGGGCTTAAAAAGCAGTAAAACTCAGGAAAATGAATCTTAAATTATTATAAGCAAAAGAACACTCTTGTTTTGTCACGTAGACATGTGGAAAATAATATTTATAGAAACGACCACAGCACTTGTACAGCTATGACTGTGAaatattattttccatcttgACAATATGTTACTGCAAGTGATGACATATGCAGAGTGCCTCTGAATGTCACTGAACGCACCTCGATGTAAGCATGAAAGAGGGGGCTCTCCATCTGTCTCCGTGCAAACTCCATGATGTTCTCCTCATCCCGGCAATAGTGCAGGTATGAGGAAAAGCGCTGGCTGAACTGGCAAAAACAGGAAGATGGTAGAAAGGCACATGCATGAGATAAACACTACAtattcacagaaaaaaaaaacaaaagcgaAAAAATTTATGTCAGCATAACTGTTGACTGCTGGCTAGGATATGCTCCACATCCCAACCCTGACCAGTTagaggacagatggatggatggatcaatggatggatggatacacaaaGATTGATCTACAGAAAATTGACAGTCACCAAGTCCAGAAAGTATATTAAACCTAGGACGTGGGTCAATGAACTAACTAGGTGGGTGACTAAATTTCCCCATCAGTCCAGGTGCTTTAATGGATGTGATTGGCCCCAGCCCCAGTACCTGCAGGAAGCCCTCCTCCAGCATGAGTGGTTTGAAGGGACCCCTGGTATGCCGGGCTTCCAGTAGCATTGGGAGCATCACCTCCTCCCAGAAGCGTCGATGAGCATCCAAAACGGAGGGCAGGTTAGAGAACAGGTACTCATGCGTCATCTGGGGACAAAATTTACTGTTGGAAAGGTGAAGACCGTATACTTTCCTAAATTGGTAAAAATCTGCACGCAGCGAGAAATAGATGCAGGCAGAAATAGTGCAAGATGCGCAGGTCAGTGTACAAGTAGCCAGGGAGCAGAGGCAGACCAACATCAGCAGGAAAGCCCTAGGTGTACACGAGGAGCAGGTCTGTGCTCTCTAG
Protein-coding sequences here:
- the LOC125749638 gene encoding lymphocyte activation gene 3 protein-like — translated: MLALITLLGTILFINVIWSEGTEVLVASGSMAVLPCVVSSSVQTPLAVQWVKANIAQRPDLGSPHSLAPSSVWRVDASGMEFRGMGVGQRSGCPHTQFGKGEFSLHIEEVENEDAGTYICTVMTKAVTIQKQISLRVIQVSFSSHQPLEGSNVKIACDIFPSSSGATVSWKFNGTPITPKRPNQMWRGAKQEINLTRVSVKNMGNWTCIVQYKGQEGKATQSLTVMGITSPASDLTVIYAELGSPVLLPCVYSTSLTPENPSWTRVSDSVGRLKPLPPSFHITPLSSKTPWNRSAWIERVEKEDEGIYKCLGSVERNRMERQLSLVTVQVLKTSGAGNGGSMLTCHVSNTTGITKYEWVAVTDETNNTQKVTPFHWEKTLKIEEMTGNSRYLCRYFGEKGILGNATYHASFMSALEQTQQSGPLSAGMIAFLVMLLLMLLLVVIQLCKNHRRRKMILPYPALETIVHSFYNAQERSEQNRADTKGQNDQNTL